The Candidatus Bathyarchaeota archaeon region AGCAGTAGAAAAAATGCTAAAGCCCATCCACATGAGCTCATCGATGATGTGTGGAGGCGCTCGGGTGTAGGTGCCCCCGGACTCAGCTGAGGGCCAGACCCCGTCCTCGTTAGCACCATAATCGTGAAGCAGCATCTCATGGTTGGTGAACGCTATGTCCGCGGACCTGATGAGGCTGACCATATCAAGAAACTCGGGCTCAGAGTGGACGCTCTGTCTCATAGTAATCAAGGAGTCTCCCGTTGCCACTAAGCGGATATTCTTCATTAGGATACTTCCAAATGAAGCATAGACCTTACCTGATAAAATATGCTCGAACTTTTGCGTAGCCCTTAAACGGAGATTGGATCTATCGTGTCATTCTTGTAGAGAGCCCACTTTCAAAAACTCAACTCTAGCCCTACGAAGAAAAGCAAGTGATAAACGATCAGTAGCAAAAGTCTACTTTACGGTTTAGGCTTCAATACTAGAGATTATGAAAGAATTGTACAGGAAATATTGGTGAATGGTCCTGTGTATTAATTTAAGGGGAAAGGTCCAACCATAGAATTATTAAACCTGAACCCCTAGATAAAGTTCGGATAAATATGGCTAATGACCGAGCACTCGGTGGAATAATATTCCTGGGAAGTCTCTTAGGTATCGGGATCTATTGCTGGTTGCTGTTTATATCGCCGTGGGGTGACCTAACTATCAAGGTTTCGGCACTCCTCGCTGTAGGGATGGTCCTCCTCATTATAGCGTGGATCGGGTACACCCTGGCAATGACGCCCCCTCCTATGCCCCTAGAAAATTTTGACGTGGATACAGAAACTAAGGAAGAAGAAGCCTCAAAATAGGATTCTAAAGTAAAGAATTTCTTTGATGGGCCCGGCGAGAAGGGAATAGGATTTATACCACTTTTTTATATAAATCGATACTCAGATAGCTAATGAATTTAACTTTTGCTAGTCAGCCTAAGAAGTTGATGATTGACTCCAGATTAGAACTTGATCGTTTAAAAGAATATAAGGCACGATTCAAACAGACGGGGGTTTCTAGCTAGACATTGCCTCAACACAGAGAGAGTGAAAGCGTCGACCCGCTTGAATTATTGGCTTGGTGAATGTGTTTCTGCAGTGTCACCGGTACTTTTACCCTTTCTCCTGTTCAGAAACGATGATAAATGGACAAACCTGCTAGAATGACGCCCCTGAACGATGGTGTTAATTGGATTCTGCTTTTTCAACTTAACATGAATCTCCTCAAGTGACCCGCAGTCAAAAAGTGTTCGTGCGTTCCCCACCTCACGAATTGTGTGAGCGTCGCTGCCTCCAATCCTATGTAGATTAAGATCTTCCGCTACTTTCTCCGCTTTCTTATTGAATCTAGATAAAACGCACCTAGAGTTAAACACCTCAACGGCGTCTATTCTGGCCTTGAGGCTCTCCCTATCTAGAAGATCTATCTGGGGGGTATCACTGCGGAGACTGTCACAAGGATGGGGGAGCACTACAACTCCGTCCTGACTCTGGATCTCATCGATCGTTTCCCAGAAGCCTTGGCTTTTTATCATTTCATTTAGGAACAGCCCGATGATGGACCCGCGATCGGTGGTCCTCTCGATTCCCTGGATGATCTTGAGACTATCGACATTGGAAAAGCTCCCCCAACCTCTAGTGGTATCATGATCTGTAACAGCTATGCCATCTAGCCTCCTTATCTTGGCTACGTGGATTAACTTGCGCGGATCAATGCAAGCATCAAACGAATATTTAGTGTGGACATGAAAGTCGATTATCAAACTCTGCCGGGTCTCCTCATGAAAACAAGTTTAAAAGGATGGAGATCCTCTTTCGGCTTAAATAGATGGGATCTCCATTCATGCCCAGATCCACCATCACTAATCCAATTCTATAAGAAGCAGCCAGCTATAAGTGCTGAGGCCCCTTAAGAGGGTGTTTATAGCCTATAATCTTGTCTATGTTGAATCTGGCTTTGGAGTGGAATGCTTTACTGGAGAGGGAAAAAGAGATCAAATTGTGACTGGAAAGGTAAATTGTCCTTCATATTAAAAAAAGCGCGTGTGTAACTGTGTTGACCATAAAGATCCTGGTTTATGAAGCCCGTCCTCATATTCTTGAAGAGGATCTAAACACACTTGGATGGTTCGGTGTTGTAAAATAGTGGATCTACCATGTATACACATTCCATCTTAACGCCATCTTCCCTTCACAAGAACCTCAAGATCGGGAGAAACCTCTTTTCTGGGAGGGGCCCCTTTTGTAGGGGGCTCACAAACTTGACCAATCTAAGGGGAGGATATATCAGCTGAGCTAAATGGACAGCTTATTGTAGCTTTTCTAAATGGATCTTTAAAAAAGGGGAAGTTTGCCTTAAAGAAACCCAAAGAATTATCTTCTTTGACCCCCACTCAAGGCATTCATGAAGATTAACAAAAAGACAGTTATCGCCCTTTTTATGATTGTAATGTTCCTTTTCACAATTTTAATATCAATCGGAGACGTGTTAGAAGTGTTACTTAGGGGAAACAAAAGGGGCACAATAGAAGAGGTTGAAGAAACAATAGTAGTAATTGAAACTACGATGGGAAATATTGAGGTAAAGTTAAACGCTGTATCAGCCCCAGAAACAACGGCGAACTTTCTGGATTACGTCAAGTCCGACTTTTATGTAGACACAGTGTTCCACAGGGTGATACCAGGCTTCATGATTCAGGGCGGCGGGTTTATTGCCACAGGTAAACCAAAGATCACGGAGGATCCGATTGAGCTCGAGTCGAATAACGGGCTTAAGAACCTGCGAGGAACAATAGCGATGGCTAGGACCAGTGACCCTAACAGTGCCACGTCCCAGTTTTTCATCAATCTGGTAGATAATGAGTTCCTCGATTATACTTCAACTAATGAGGGGTACGCTGTTTTTGGGGAGGTCGTTGAGGGAATGGAAGTTATGGAAGCTATTGGAAATGTGAAGACGGCTACATCTGGGCTATTTGAGGACTGGCCTGAGGAAGACGTTGTCATACTAGGCGCCTATCTGAAGTAAAACTGAGCGGTCGCCCGCTTTGTTCCAAAGCTGTAATTGAAAAAGGTCTGCGTTCTATTGGCGGAATGTCCTTAAATATGGATAGGATTAATGGTCTCTTCTATAATCTCTAGACCATTCATATAGGGCTTCAGCGCCTTCGGAACCACAACCGACCCGTCTGCCTGCTGATACTGCTCCAGCACAGCAATCATGGTTCTGCTCGTTGCAAGGGCCGTGTTATTCAGAGTATGTACAAACCCAGCAGGGGCTTGCCCCTCCTTATTCCTGTACCGGATATTGAGGCGGCGAGCCTGATAGTCTGTGCAGTTACTGTTACTCCCTGACTCCCGAAACTGCCCGTCTGCCATCCAAATCTCGGTATCATATTTTTTTGCTGCGATGGAACCAAGGTCCCCAGTGCAAACATTGACGATCCTGTAATAGAGCCCCAGACCCTGATATAGCTCCTCGCAGTTCTGCTGGATCTCCTCGTGGATCTCCCAGCTTTGCTCAGGGAGGCTGAAGACGAACTGCTCCACCTTGTTGAACTGATGCACCCTGAAAAGGCCCTTGGTGTACCTGCCGTGGGTCCCAATCTCCTTCCTGAAACAAGGACTCACCCCACAGAACTTTAGGGGTAAGTCCTTAGCGTTCATTACCTCATCCATGAGCATCGAGCCCATTGCATGTTCACTAGTCGCGATAAGATAGAGATCCTCTTTCTCAATCTTATACATTACAGACTCGAAATCAGCGAGATCGGTGATTCCCTCGTATGGTTTCCTCCGGATCATGTAGGGGGGAACGATTAAGGAAAAGCCCTTGTTAAGTAAGTGGCTGATAGCATACTGCATAATAGCGTAGTCAAGGAGCGCTAGCTCGTTCCTTAGGTAGTAAAATCCGGAGCCTGAAACCTTTGCGGCCCGCTCCAAATCGAGGATGCCAAGAGCAGCCGCGATTTCAGCGTGGCTCTTAGGCTCGAAATCGAACTCTGGACGTGTCCCCATCTTCCTGAGCTCGACGTTATCGCTATCGTCAATCCCATATGGCACAGACTTGTGGAGCATATTTGGTAACCGCATCAAGGAAGCCCTGATGTTCTCTCCGTATTGATCCCTCTCGGTCTCAGCGTAGATGATCCGCTTGGGAATCTTAGATGCTTCCTCCCGGAGCGATGAGGAGTCCTCACCTTCCCTAATCTTATCCCCGATCTCAGAGCTGATCTTATTCCTCCGGCTTCTGAGATTATTCACCACGCCAGTTAGCTCCCGCCATTTGGCGTCATCCGTTATTAGTTGGTCTAGTAGTGCTTCCTTTTTATGGTCATGCCTCCGGGCTAAGTTCTCCCTAACAGTCTCGGGGCTTTCTCTAATGAGTCGAATGTCCAACATCCTCTGCACCAAAATAAAATGTGGACAACCCCCTTTTTAGGCATTGTCTAAGGCTATTTCATGACTTTACACAGATAACAGTTATAGACCCAAGTTAACAGGAGGAGCGAAGGTTTTTTGGAATGGCTATTTTGAAGTATCAAATCGGGATGTCTGAAGCAATATGCATGTGGCGTTACTCAATATAGTGCGCTACTTATCATTCCAGCCAGTAAGGGGCATCTGAGGCCTCTAACAAGTAAAATCGGGAAATCACTACATTAGCCTAAGCGCGAGAGGCTCAGGGCCGAACAGTCATTATAAACGTCTTCAGAACATTCACAACTTTTCCTCAGTCCATAGTTAAGGCCACCAAGAGAATTACCCTCGTTTTCATGGGGAAAAGACGTTCCAGCCGAGAAAACTAAACCTAACTAGATCCAAATCGAGGAAGTTGGGGGTTTATATTGGAGGACTTCGACCATTTTAACCCCCAAAAACGACACTATTCACCCTAATTTTACCAAGCACATAGTTATTCAGAAGACCTAGGCAGTCATCAATGACGCGGTGAACTCCAGAGATAAGAAAGCTCAGGAGCTTTGTAATGGTTTAGGGTATCTACGTGTGTTTCAACAGTTTGGATGATTTATCAGGGTTATGACTTTGGTTTCAAGTTATCCAAAGATAGGGAACCTAGGACCAACTGATATTTCAGAAAGAAATAAAGGTGAAGTGGGGCAGCCTAGGGGGGGAGGTTCAGTAGCTCTTGGGTTCAGGGTTTCTGAACCAAGTTGTTACATGTATAAATGTGCGCATGTATCAAGTACCTAACTGGATAGGTTCAGTGATCTTTCTAAGGGTCTGTATAGCTGCCAGCGCTGCAAGGTAACTTGTCTTTGGGTTACCTGGATGAACATGATTCTTTACCAAGGTATTGAGTTCTCCGAAATCCCCTTTCACATGTATATTATGTTGGGTTCTAATCGCTTCTGGATCAGCTATAATCTTCACCATGGTTCTATCCACGCCTAACCCCGCAAGACTAAGGGCAACTGCAACATTAACATTTTTTGGAAACCCACTGATAGCTTCCCTTGCAGTACCTTGAAAGATCACCTTAGAGGTCTTAAATTGACTCAAATCGATCTTATTCTCAACCAAAAAAGGGGCGCCTAAAAGGCTTTTCGGATGTTTAATCGACGTAATCTCAGCAGAGTGTATTGCTTCTACAGAAGCTGCCTTTACGCCATCTAGACCGCAAATAGCCCCGGAGGGCAGGTAGATTTTCACAGTTTTCTCCCTAGCAACGTTTTCCAAGCGAGACAGCAAAACATTGTCACTGAGGGCACCTACGCTCATAATTAGCATGTGCTTCCCCGCTGTCAGTGCTTTCTCGGCAAAGGACTTAACCGCCTCTCGTGAGGCTGCCTCTATCACTAAATCGATACGTTCATCTGTTATGATCTTATTGGGTTCAGTGGTCATAAGAACGTTAGTCATTTGAACCTTTTTGCTGAGAGTATTCAGCTTGCTTTCATCAATATCGCTCACCGCGATCAAAGTTATACCCCCCGCTTTCCCGTCAGATATCGCACGGGCAAGAGTAATGCCAATAGCGCCACACCCGATTAATCCGACATTCAATTCAATCAGCCAACTATATTTAGACCTAAATACCTTCCATTTAACTCACGCGAGGCGCAAGAAACTTTTCCTTAAGGGATCCACGCGCGATCGATTTAACCTTCTTTATATTGTATACATAAATCCCTCAGCGAGAGTATAACGACACTAATTAAGAAAGATAATTTCCTTTTTACGCGTGTGTATTAAAGATCTATTCTATTTGCTGAGAGGTCAGCACGCGCTTGATTTTAATACTGAGGATTAATAAAGCGCTGAACTGCAGATTTTCTTGTTATATCATGACGTTCGCCAATGACAAACTAAGAAACTTTGTAAAGGAGGTCTCAAGGGGTATCGTAGCCACTATCGAAAGCGACGGGCAACCCCACATCTCCGTGAAGAACGGTCGCCTTAGAAGAGATGGTACCCTCGAACTTTGGAACGTATTCGGCGGGGAAACCGTGCTTAACATAGAGGCAAATCCACGAGTCTGCGTCACTTTCACCGACTTTAACGAAGTAAAAGGATATAGATTCAAGGGGCTAGGGAAAATTGAGAGAGAAGGGGAGAGGTTCACGAAGGTCAAAGAGAACCTCGCTAGAGCTAATTGGGTTCTTAGGGCTCTCATCAGGGTCCACGTCAAAGAGGTCACCCTAATATCTCAGAAGCCGGATGAGGTGAATAAGAAAATATTCTAAACCGCACATGTAAACTTGTTTTTACTCAAGGCAACTTACTTCCAAAATAAATAGTGAATCCTTTACTCGTGCGCTCTAGCCAAAACGAGTTCATCTACCAGAAGAGGAACAGTCTATTCTTTTAGCTGGAGAAAAGAATCCTCAAAAGGATATACCCCACTCTTGAATTGTGTTCAACTAGGATATTATAGAGGCCCTAAGATCATTTTTCTAGGGGAAGCGACCTAATTGCAGGATTTAAAAGAACTCAGGGATAGATATCGAATTGTCTGCAAGGCACGGATTTAACCTAGATTAACGTATTCAGGAATCGGTGTCATCCATAATTCAACCTTCCTAAGAAGAATTGATGCAGTTATTAGGGGGTAGGTGATATTATGGTACCAGTTGAGATGACCGAAGAGGAAATTAAGAAGAAAATCTTTGAGAACACTAACTTCAAGTTCGGTACGGCATACGGTGTTTACTCGAAAAAATTTGAACAGTCCAAAAGTGACGAGGTAAAGGAACGCCTGAACGAGCTCATCATTAACCTAAATTCCGATGAGATTACCTACCCACAGTTCTATAATGAAATTTCAAACTTAGATCAGGGTGAGGAAGGCGAACGGCGATATAGGTTCCACAGAACAAAGATCTCAGGATCACGGAAGTTCGCTGCCCGTAAGGCAGAACAAAAATTAGATAGGGTCAAGCGGCACAAAAGATAGGGGCGCAACAGGAATGTCTGGTGGAGATACTACATTAAAATACCTTAGCTGTGATCAATCCAGATCTTCCCTAGGGATCTCGTACCGAACTGTATCAGACTAACAGTATCGAAAAAGGATGGTTAAAAGATGAAAAGATTATCCAATAGAAAATCGATCTTACGGGAGATCCTTATACTCGATAATAAAATTAAGAAAAAAAGAAGGGATCCAAAATACGTCTGGATCAAACATAACATACTTAGCATTGAGTCCAGCAGGTTTGGATCTCAGTTAATCTCTATAGCCTCTCCTAAGGATCCAGACATTATTTTACAGGTTAAGAATAACTCTCAAAAGATGAGGGATATACATTTATGTTATAAAGAGATGCTAACAGAGTTTGATAACGGGGTAAAAGAGTTACTGGTCCATAAGAAAAAGCTCCAAAAACATCTCTTTGCACGCCCTACGTGAGTGAGTGGCGCCGGGAAA contains the following coding sequences:
- a CDS encoding transcriptional regulator, giving the protein MANDRALGGIIFLGSLLGIGIYCWLLFISPWGDLTIKVSALLAVGMVLLIIAWIGYTLAMTPPPMPLENFDVDTETKEEEASK
- the serS gene encoding serine--tRNA ligase: MLDIRLIRESPETVRENLARRHDHKKEALLDQLITDDAKWRELTGVVNNLRSRRNKISSEIGDKIREGEDSSSLREEASKIPKRIIYAETERDQYGENIRASLMRLPNMLHKSVPYGIDDSDNVELRKMGTRPEFDFEPKSHAEIAAALGILDLERAAKVSGSGFYYLRNELALLDYAIMQYAISHLLNKGFSLIVPPYMIRRKPYEGITDLADFESVMYKIEKEDLYLIATSEHAMGSMLMDEVMNAKDLPLKFCGVSPCFRKEIGTHGRYTKGLFRVHQFNKVEQFVFSLPEQSWEIHEEIQQNCEELYQGLGLYYRIVNVCTGDLGSIAAKKYDTEIWMADGQFRESGSNSNCTDYQARRLNIRYRNKEGQAPAGFVHTLNNTALATSRTMIAVLEQYQQADGSVVVPKALKPYMNGLEIIEETINPIHI
- a CDS encoding pyridoxamine 5'-phosphate oxidase family protein; the protein is MTFANDKLRNFVKEVSRGIVATIESDGQPHISVKNGRLRRDGTLELWNVFGGETVLNIEANPRVCVTFTDFNEVKGYRFKGLGKIEREGERFTKVKENLARANWVLRALIRVHVKEVTLISQKPDEVNKKIF
- a CDS encoding aspartate dehydrogenase; this translates as MNVGLIGCGAIGITLARAISDGKAGGITLIAVSDIDESKLNTLSKKVQMTNVLMTTEPNKIITDERIDLVIEAASREAVKSFAEKALTAGKHMLIMSVGALSDNVLLSRLENVAREKTVKIYLPSGAICGLDGVKAASVEAIHSAEITSIKHPKSLLGAPFLVENKIDLSQFKTSKVIFQGTAREAISGFPKNVNVAVALSLAGLGVDRTMVKIIADPEAIRTQHNIHVKGDFGELNTLVKNHVHPGNPKTSYLAALAAIQTLRKITEPIQLGT
- a CDS encoding PHP domain-containing protein, with the protein product MIIDFHVHTKYSFDACIDPRKLIHVAKIRRLDGIAVTDHDTTRGWGSFSNVDSLKIIQGIERTTDRGSIIGLFLNEMIKSQGFWETIDEIQSQDGVVVLPHPCDSLRSDTPQIDLLDRESLKARIDAVEVFNSRCVLSRFNKKAEKVAEDLNLHRIGGSDAHTIREVGNARTLFDCGSLEEIHVKLKKQNPINTIVQGRHSSRFVHLSSFLNRRKGKSTGDTAETHSPSQ
- a CDS encoding peptidylprolyl isomerase, encoding MFLFTILISIGDVLEVLLRGNKRGTIEEVEETIVVIETTMGNIEVKLNAVSAPETTANFLDYVKSDFYVDTVFHRVIPGFMIQGGGFIATGKPKITEDPIELESNNGLKNLRGTIAMARTSDPNSATSQFFINLVDNEFLDYTSTNEGYAVFGEVVEGMEVMEAIGNVKTATSGLFEDWPEEDVVILGAYLK